The DNA region tCGTTTGGAAATTGATCGTTGTGGTGTGTTCCAGTGTTTTATTCACCTTGACAATATTTGCACCAACATTTCATTCAGAGACATCAGTGAATAATGCTCTTTTAAAAAGATGGTGACTGCTTTGACTCTCGGTGGACAGCGGTACAGTAAagcattttaatttaaaatcttcATATGCATAAAAGTCTATTCGAAACTTGACGCAGGCCGAAAACGAGTCAGCTTTGAAAACGATGTTGTAGAATACTAAACATATGTCCACTTTGGCTAAATAGGGCAATCCTTCGCATAGAGCTGGTGGATTCCTCACtaacaaagagaaaaacataataataataataacaataataataataacaacaacaacaacaccaccaccaccaccaccaccaccaccaacaacaacaacaacaacaataataatattattaataataataataatgatttcttttattggccacaagggcccaagcacgGAGGACAATATCGCAGTACAGGTTACAGtacacaaagcaaaacaaaaacaaaaaatacaaaaccaaaaacaGGTGGGGTTTACATCGATCAAAAGGAGATACATTAAAGGATAAAACagaagatatataatagaaattagagaaatgaataataaataaataaattattagaatCTCCAATAGCGGGGTAGTCTACTTAGGGTAATCCGAGATAAACCCAACGCAAAAATCCCAGATTACTTTGCCATCCCCAAGGCATGGAAAAATGCTTTCTTACACTTTTTTTCCACCTGCTTAGAAGAGCATACTCAGAGCCGATCCATTCAGTCTCACTAGCCTTGTCACTGTCAACCACCTTTTCATTAGCCCACTAGAAGGCAGCACTCCCTCTCTACCCCCACCTTCTccttcaaatgatatttgaagaaacTGATGAGGCCTCGACCAGATAGGAAAGTTCCTGTCTTCAAACCTTTCAGATGGGTCCATCACACAATCTATTTTGCCACAACCACTAAGCAGAGAAAGACTTACCTTCCATCTCTGCTAAGGGAAGATGGTGCGTCGATCTTCACTATACAATCAGCAGACAGTTGAATTCGTCTACACGCCGCAACAGCAGCTCCACATAATCCCACAACTCTCTAATGCACGAATACCGAATCACTGCATATAGAACGATTTCGTCCTCTCGAAGCATCTCGGGCAGGTTCGGCTGTTGTCTCTTCCTTGCCTGAAGAGCTTGTCTCGAACAGGCAATGAACCCCTGTAGCATAGCCATGCAAAAGACTTTTGAAAAGTGCCCATGATCTTCGACCCGAAGGTCCTCCGGGAGAGACTACTCAGATTGTTCACGTCGAAGTCGAGATTCAGTCCTAGGCCATCAACACCAATACCCTGAACTAGTCCCCCATAGAAATCTTGGGTTGTTTTCCCTGCTAACAGTTTTATGCAACAAAGCAGTGAGCGCCTGGTAACATTCTAGTTGCCAGATGCCCAACCTTGGTCTACGTTTGACCCATGACTGCAGTTCTGTCAATGAGATGAACTGCGGAAAGAATACTCACACCAGTTCACCCTTAATTTCGTCGCCGCCGTTCACATCATCGCAGTGATTTAGATATCTTTGTAGGTGCGACAGCCTCATTGTGTGACGCTGCATCATCAAGACCGCCACGATGTAGGTGTTTACAGCATATGGATTTTCTGACCAGCGAAACCATACCCTTCTATAAGAATCGGAAAAGCAAGCACTCCAATCTGGTCAGAGTTTTCTTAGGACAAAGTACAATGGCAAGACGGTAGTACACCAACGAGGTATTCACAATTTACGCCCGGCCTTTCAGAGACAGCTTTCTttctgcccatttctgggtgagctTGGCCACCATAGTCATGGCCTGTTCTCAATTCCTATCTACCTGGAGATCTGGTTTGAACCAGATCCGAACATTTTCACCAGTGACAGAAATCGCcgctaatgaaaatgatgatgatgatgaagatgataattataatgatgatgacgatagtaatAACAATCTATTTACCACATGGACAACAAACTACGAGATATTGCATGGAAAAATTACTAGAACTTGGGAATTTCTGAAAGATCGACTACAGAACATGATACAGGTGTGGAAAACGATAGCCTACAAAATGAATGGAAAGCATTGTCCCAAAAATAGTAAAACCATCTAGGATCAATTACCAGATACAGTATAGTGGATCTTTATCAATGCTCAGAATCTTCCTGAGAAGGTCGACATTTTACTCATCACTTCTCTAGAATGCTATAGCAGATGTATCAATGACTGAATTGCACGACTCTCTCACACATGTCAACATTCCAGAAGACAGGCATTTTCGCTTGAGCCAGAGTTATAGCTCCATGAAAGAGATGGACTGTTGAAAGACATGTCTATGAAAAGACTACCGCACACGCTCACCATTTAGAAATGTCTGCAGATACAGTGACCTGAGTTAATGTCAGCTCATCATCAGTCATTGTCTTATAACATCCTCTATGCAGTGGATGTCTAAAGGAGATGAACCTTGTGATCAAAGATCATGTCCCTTCCACAACAAGCGAATTCGGTAAGAAAACGGTGACAAATCATGACACATATACATGTCACACTCACcaagaaagatacatagaaacTATAGAGACATTTTAAATGAAGAAGAACACATTATTAATGTAATATCTAGACACAGCATATCTTGAAGATAGACAGAATAGTCAACATTAGATTGCCTTTAATCATATATCCGCTAGGTCAGTCTTgaactgtggttaaacaacagcaataacgaaGATTAATGACAACTCAAAATGAAAGTATTGAAGTGGTCTCTTCTTCCTTTGCCGGAGATAACTGCCAGATCTCCTTCAAGTCACAACTAAAAGCTCAAATAATAAAGGggaggagttatatatatatatatatatatatatattatatatatatatatatatatatattatatatatatatatatatatatatatataatatatatatatataatatatatatatatatattatatatatatatatatattatatatatatacatatatgtatgtatgtatatatatatatgtatatatatgtatatatatatatatatatgtatatagatatgtatatatatatatatatatgtatatatatatgtatatatatatatgtatatatgtatatgtatatatatgtatatatatgtatatatatatatacacacacacacacacacacacacacacacacaaacatatatatatatatatacacacacacatctaaaaagTCGGATGATCATGTAAAGGAAATTTCTCATCATACAGTTAGTTTGCTCCAGCAGGGCTGTttgcttgctgctgttgttaaattaacgacaacagcaacagacAAAGGGAAGCGATATGTCACCAGAATAAATTGTTTTCCTTACTTGAAACAGATTTTTTGTAAATAGTTTTTTCATTCCACAGAACGTCTGCTTCAAATCCTATGTCTTGAGGTAAATAGGACAGTTTAGCACAAgctggaaagaagaaaaaacaatatcTTTTGCAACTGGTGTATATAAACATAGGTCTCTTCAATGAGATTAACTGATAAATACTTtgaattcatacatttatattcaaCACTCCATGACAGCAACACCCACGCACGCAAgcgcacccatacatacatacatacatacatacatacatacatacatacatacatacatacatatatacatacatacataaatacatacatacatgcatgcacgcatacatacatacatacatacatacatacataaatacatacatacataaatacatacatacatacatacataaatacataaatacatacatacatacatacatacatacatgcatgcatgcatacatacatacatacatacatacatacatacatgcatacatacatacatacatacatacatacatacatacatacatacataatacatacatacattcatacatacatatatacacacgtacatgaccGTTTCCTCGTTCTCAAGTATAGTGGTGACGATGCTGGTACGTCAAATGATGGCTGTGCATGAAACTTTCTAAAGTCTACAGTTTGTCGATGACTGCAGCAGGAATTAACACTGTCTATGAGTAATAGCAAAACCAAACTTGTGTACATTTTATTGAATGACTTTAATATTTTCACCCATCATGTGACAGGTTTTGCTTTTGATCCTGCAGGAAGTttaaacaccctcctcactaaGCAAACCTAGTGGGGTTGtgagtttagtcgccgacgacccagcCGTGCAGCTGGTTGAAATGGATTACATGTTATCagtttttggaagcactccgtcggttacgacgacgagggttccggttgatccaaatcaacggaacagcctgctcgtgaaattaacgtgtaagtggctgagcactccacagacacacgaacccttaatgtagttctcagggatattcagcgtgacacagagagtgacaaggccggccctttgaaatacaggtacaacagaaacgggaagtaaaagtgagagaaagttgtggtgaaagagtacagcagggatcaccaccatcccctgccggagcctcgtggagctttaggtgtttt from Octopus sinensis linkage group LG13, ASM634580v1, whole genome shotgun sequence includes:
- the LOC115218648 gene encoding uncharacterized protein LOC115218648 isoform X2, giving the protein MARFDFLLLLCSLGIVLLPTQVSANYLTSLWKSFLHTIGWYESPKTNMADANSHYCDFNGDTWECCLPIYVKDLNINDMACAKLSYLPQDIGFEADVLWNEKTIYKKSVSMRNPPALCEGLPYLAKVDICLVFYNIVFKADSFSACVKFRIDFYAYEDFKLKCFTVPLSTESQSSHHLFKRALFTDVSE
- the LOC115218648 gene encoding uncharacterized protein LOC115218648 isoform X1; its protein translation is MARFDFLLLLCSLGIVLLPTQEVSANYLTSLWKSFLHTIGWYESPKTNMADANSHYCDFNGDTWECCLPIYVKDLNINDMACAKLSYLPQDIGFEADVLWNEKTIYKKSVSMRNPPALCEGLPYLAKVDICLVFYNIVFKADSFSACVKFRIDFYAYEDFKLKCFTVPLSTESQSSHHLFKRALFTDVSE